GACTGAGGGTGGTCTGCACCAGTTGCTCATGGAAATATCGCTCCCGGCGCTCCCGGACATACTGCTCCAACGTCATATAACGTGGAATGCGCACCGGAACCTCACCCAGCGTTTCCTGAAAATTGATATTTTCACCCGTCGAATCAATCTCCACCGTCCGCTTTAAACTACTGAGGTTGTTACTCAGATACGGTGATCGCAAACCATCCTTATGCAGCCCCGTAAATGAGTGACGGGATTCCAGAGTGACGCGCGGATCGGACGCTCTGCTGCGTACCCGCAGACCGATATAATCCTTTGCTTTTGCGCTAGAATCATCAGCAGTGTCCGCAAACAGCATTCCTGATGATGCAAACATACCCATGAATGCAAGAAAATAAAGGGAAACGCGTTGATTGATAAATGTTTGAATTAGAGCCATAAAGACTTTGAATCTCTTTCAAATGGACTGTTAATTATGTTCTCAAAAGTCTCTATAAGCTCCTCCATGGCTTGATCTGATTTGCAAATCATTAATTTAGAAAATTTTGCAAGAAATTCAACAGAAATAAAAAACGTTGATTGTCATTTTGTTAAATATTATATTTTTGTTAAAGTTCCTGTTTTATTAAAATTTCTGGTATAATTATTCATGTATATAATTTGGCGTTACATCATTAAGGAACACAAGAGTCCGTTCTTCTTCGGACTCGGAACCCTGACTCTTGTTTTTTTGTTAAACCTTGTTTTTCGTGAACTGGGTCGCATTTTGAGTCGAGGCCTGGGATTTACGGTCATTGCCGAGTTTTTCATACTCAATTTGGCCTGGATTATAGCTCTGGCTATTCCCATGGCTGTGCTGGTTGCAACATTGATGGCATTCGGCCGTCTGTCCGGAGACGGTGAAATAACGGCTATGAAATCGAGCGGTGTCAGTATTTTGTTTATGATCTTTCCTGTTTTCATCATGTCTATTTTAATGACTCTGTTCCTGATCTGGTTCAACAATTCTGTACTGCCTGACGCCAATTATCAAACCAAATTGTTATGGAGTGACATTGCCAGAAAACGTCCGACTTTGCAGCTGGAGGCCGGTGTGGTATACAAGGACCTGGACAAATATTCTATTCTCGTTGAAGAAATCGAAAGAGACACCGGACACCGCCTATGTCAAAAACATTTCCATTGAAGACAACAGCGATCCCAAATCCAGTAGCTACATTTTTGCCGAGCGGGGGAAAATCTTTCTCAACCGCCGCACCGGCATGCTGCACCTTCTGCTTTTCGACGGCGAAATGCATGAACTCGACATTAGTAACATGGAGGAATACAGAACCGTCCAGTTTCCAAAACAGCTGCAGACCATTGCTGTGCCCGAAATGATCCTGAGACGCAGCGACAAAGGAAGCCGCGGCGACCGTGAAAAGAGCGCCCAAATGATGCAGGCGGAAATCAAAGAATATCGGGCGCGTATACAGGATCACGAGAACAAGCAGACCCGGTTGATACAGAATTATTTTCAAACTATGCTGCCTCAGACCTCAAACCCATCATCAGAGGATGACAGCGCTATCTTTACGCGGGAAAAAATATTTCAAACCCATCAGCAATTGCTCCACCAGCTGCAATCCATGCAAAACACCCGAAACATCGGACATATGAGAAAAGAAATATCCAAACTGTCGGTTGAAGTGCAGAAAAAATATTCGATCCCCGTCGCCTGTATTGTGTTCATACTGGTGGGAGCCCCGCTGGGGATCATGGCCCGGCGCGGCAATATGGCAGTCGCCGGAGGTATCGCATTTGCCTTTTTCCTGCTGTACTGGTCCACACTCATCGGCGGCGAAGAACTGGCGGATCACCAGTACATTACCCCGTTTATGGCCATGTGGTCTGCCAATATCATCTGCGGGATCGGCGGATTTTACCTGATATTTCACTCGATTCACGAAATCACGTTTTTTAACTGGAGCAAATTCTCGGATTTTTTCAAAAACCTCAATTTTTTCAGTCGCACCGGGGCGTAATCATTTCTGATACAGCCTGCAAACAGACTGACCGCGCCTTTTCTACTCTTTGCTTTCCAGTGTTTTTTTTACGCTTTTGACCAGCTCTTCCGGCAAAAACGGTTTGGGAAGCAGCGTGTCCTGGAACTTCCGGATCCAGGTTCTCAGAAATCCGGTCATCCAGATAACCGGATGTGAATAAAATCTTTATAGACTTGTCCTGACTGCGCACCTTTTTCACCAGCTCGCCGCCGCCCATTTTGGGCATTACCACATCGACAACCAGCATATCCACGCTTTCGCCGGAATTTTCCAGAAAATCAAGCGCCTCTTCTCCGTTTCCAGCTGTGAACACGGAATAACCATAATTTTCAAGCACCATTTCCGCAAGATTGCGGATTTCCTCTTCATCATCCACCACCAGTACCCGGCCGGCGCCCTGAAAATCATCCAGCTTTTCACTGGCTTGAGCCGCCTGTTCTTTTTTGGCAGCCTGCCGGGAAGAGAATGGTAAAAACGGTTCCCTTGCCCGGATCACTCTTGACGGCAATATCACCTTTGCTCTGCATGATTGTTCCGTAAACGGTGGAAAGCCCCAAACCGGTGCCTTGCTTTTTGGTGGTGTAAAACGGTTCAAAAATTTTGCGCCTGGTTTCGTCATCCATGCCGGGTCCGGTATCGGCAATGGTAATCTTTACAAACTCTCCGTCTTTATCTTCAAAAGGCTCCAGGGGATGGTCTTTGCTGATGTTGATATTTTCAGTCTGCAGCGCTACCTTGCCGCCTTCGGGCATGGCATCCCGGGCGTTCAGGATCATATTCATGACAGCCTGTTCAAACTGACTGGGATCAATATTGGCGAGATCCAAATCCTTGTCCAGGTCAAGTTCCACATCAATATTTTCACCGACACTGCGTTCAATGACCGTAGAGATATTTTGAAGCAGAGCCGAAACATCGGTCAGTTCATTCTGCAGCATCTGGCGGCGTCCAAACGCCAGCAGCTGGGCGGTCAGGGAAGCTGCGCGCTTGCCGGCATTGAGCACCACATTCAGATTTTTTTCCAGTTTTTCGTTGCCCTGGTTGCGCAGCAGAGCCATCTCGGTATTACCGTTGATCACAGTTAACAGATTATTGAAATCATGCGCAATACCTCCGGCCAACTCCCCAATGGCTTCCATCTTTTGTGAATCCGCGAGCTGCATCTGCAGTTTTCTGCGTTCCGAAATATCCCGGGCAATGGCCTGATACCCCATTATTTTATCATTCTCATAGATCGGCGCGGCATTAAATTCCAAAAACGCTTTGGAATCATCATCAATCGGCCATTCCAGCTCATGATGTTTGACCACCTCACCGGCCCCCAAGCTGATCAAATATTTTTTGCAGTCCGGTATGATCGAAATCTTTGACCAAATTCTTGCCGAGCACATCGTCCGGTTGTTTTTTCAAAATCCGCTGTATAGAAGGTGAAACATATTGAATTATGGCATCCAAATCACAAAAAATGATCAAATCGAATATATTTTCCGTAATGCGCTTGAATTTTTCTTCACTCTGACGCAACTCTTCGGTACGTTCTTCAACCAGTTCCTCAAGGCGTTCACGGTACTGTTCGAGCTCCTGGTCATTTCTGTTTTTTTCCAGCGCTTTTTCGATGGTCACGCTCAGGGTTTTGAGATGCAGGCCCTTGCCCTCATTATCCTTGATCAGATAATCCGAAGCGCCGGCTTTCATCGCCTCGACAGCTATCTCTTCATTGCCGCTTCCGGTCACCACAATATACGGCGTATCCTTGACCAGGGGATAGAGCTCAGAGCAATTTCCGTCCCCCAGATCCCAGTCCATGATGACAGCGTTATATTGTTTTTCGTCCAGACACTTGATAGCCTCCTGAACCGAGCCGGCCAGTTCAAAAGAAAATGGAAAATCCTTTTGCTCGGCGTGACGCTTGAACGCCATTTGATCTACAACATCATCTTCAACAAATAATATATGCGCCTTTTTCGACATGCGTCAATCCTCCTGAGGAAATTCACTTAATCGCCAATATTTGATGATCACCTGAATCATTTCAACAAATTTATCATAATCGACAGGTTTGACCATATAACCGGAAATCCCGAGTTCAAAACTCTCGATTTTATCCTGCTCTTCGGTAGATGTGGTCAGAATCACAACCGGAAGTTTTCTAAAATCAGGATCATTCCGGATAAAGCGTAAAAACTCGATGCCGTTCATCCGCGGCATATTGATATCCAAAAGAACAATGGCCGGGAGTGTGCCGCGGTTTTCATTCAAATATTCAACACCTTCCACACCATCGGTGCAAAAGACAACGCAGTTGGGGATGCCGAGCTGCTTGAACACGCGTTCGATGGTCATGGCATCCACACGGTCATCTTCCAACAGCAATACGTCTCTGTTATTTCGCATGGTCATACTCGAGTTTGGATTCATCCAGAAAAGAAAGCGGAAACTGAATAATAAAATCCGCACCCTGTCCCGCTTCTGATTTGATCCGAATCTGACCATTGTAATTCTCGACTATCTTTTTCACCAAAGTCAAACCCACACCTGTGCTCTCAACAACGTCCCGCGGCGTTAGAGTCTGGAAAATCTGAAAAATTTGTTCATGATACTTTTCTTCTATTCCCGGACCGTTATCAATAATATGAAACTCCAGATGTTCCTGCTTTTTTACATATTTAACATTGATCTTGCCCTGGGTCTTGTCCATATATTTGACGGCATTGCCGATGAGATTCATAAAAACCTGTTCCATACGGGTGGGATCGGCATAGACCACCGGCATATCATCAGTATGAAACTGAATCGAATCCGGCGCATTGATATCCTGCCAGACATCGGAAACAACCTGGTTCAAGTCAACCTTGCGCTTGTGTTCTTTAACGCGGCCGATACGTGAGTATTGCAGAATGCCTTCGATCAGTTTGTTCATCCGGTGAACCCGGTGAATCATAAGAGAAAATTTTTCCTGGCCGTCCTCATCGATCACACTCTTATAGTCCTCTGCCAGCCAGTAAGACAGCTGACCGATGGCACGCAATGGGGCTTTGAGATCATGTGAGACAATATAGGCAAAACTTTTCAGTTCCTCATTTGTGGACTCGAGCTCTTCATTGACCTGCTCCAGAGAACGTCGGGATTCATTGACGTCATTCAGAAGCATCTGCATGGTTTCCTGTGACTCTTCGAGTTTTTTGGTTTTTGTCTCCAGTTCCTGTGTGCGTTCTTTGACCATACTTTCAAGTTTTTCCGAATAATCAAGCAACTTTTTTTCAGCGCGTTTCTGACCGGTGATGTCCCGGTGGATACCGGATACAATGAGCGGTTTGCCGGTATGATTTTTCTTGATCACTCGCCCGTCGGTCGCCACCCACTTTTCATCTCCCTGTAACGACTTTATTCGGTATTCAACACTGAATCGATCCCGTTCTCCCAGAAAATGGAAATTCAGCGCCTTGCGAAGTTCAGGCTGATCTTTATTATGGACCAGATAGAAATAATCATCAAATGAACAGGACATGAGATTATCACGGAAATTGAAAATTCTGCGGCAGATCGAATCAAGGGTCATGCGATTCGTATCCAGATTCCATTCCCAGAATCCAAGTTCCGCTCCCTCTAACGCCAGACGCAATTGTTCCTCGCGCTGCTGAATCACCTCTTTTGCGTGTT
This genomic window from candidate division KSB1 bacterium contains:
- a CDS encoding LptF/LptG family permease; the encoded protein is MYIIWRYIIKEHKSPFFFGLGTLTLVFLLNLVFRELGRILSRGLGFTVIAEFFILNLAWIIALAIPMAVLVATLMAFGRLSGDGEITAMKSSGVSILFMIFPVFIMSILMTLFLIWFNNSVLPDANYQTKLLWSDIARKRPTLQLEAGVVYKDLDKYSILVEEIERDTGHRLCQKHFH
- a CDS encoding LptF/LptG family permease produces the protein MKKSKETPDTAYVKNISIEDNSDPKSSSYIFAERGKIFLNRRTGMLHLLLFDGEMHELDISNMEEYRTVQFPKQLQTIAVPEMILRRSDKGSRGDREKSAQMMQAEIKEYRARIQDHENKQTRLIQNYFQTMLPQTSNPSSEDDSAIFTREKIFQTHQQLLHQLQSMQNTRNIGHMRKEISKLSVEVQKKYSIPVACIVFILVGAPLGIMARRGNMAVAGGIAFAFFLLYWSTLIGGEELADHQYITPFMAMWSANIICGIGGFYLIFHSIHEITFFNWSKFSDFFKNLNFFSRTGA
- a CDS encoding response regulator produces the protein MPSRVIRAREPFLPFSSRQAAKKEQAAQASEKLDDFQGAGRVLVVDDEEEIRNLAEMVLENYGYSVFTAGNGEEALDFLENSGESVDMLVVDVVMPKMGGGELVKKVRSQDKSIKILFTSGYLDDRISENLDPEVPGHAASQTVFAGRAGQKRKKNTGKQRVEKARSVCLQAVSEMITPRCD
- a CDS encoding ATP-binding protein, translating into MISLGAGEVVKHHELEWPIDDDSKAFLEFNAAPIYENDKIMGYQAIARDISERRKLQMQLADSQKMEAIGELAGGIAHDFNNLLTVINGNTEMALLRNQGNEKLEKNLNVVLNAGKRAASLTAQLLAFGRRQMLQNELTDVSALLQNISTVIERSVGENIDVELDLDKDLDLANIDPSQFEQAVMNMILNARDAMPEGGKVALQTENINISKDHPLEPFEDKDGEFVKITIADTGPGMDDETRRKIFEPFYTTKKQGTGLGLSTVYGTIMQSKGDIAVKSDPGKGTVFTILFPAGCQKRTGGSSQ
- a CDS encoding response regulator; its protein translation is MSKKAHILFVEDDVVDQMAFKRHAEQKDFPFSFELAGSVQEAIKCLDEKQYNAVIMDWDLGDGNCSELYPLVKDTPYIVVTGSGNEEIAVEAMKAGASDYLIKDNEGKGLHLKTLSVTIEKALEKNRNDQELEQYRERLEELVEERTEELRQSEEKFKRITENIFDLIIFCDLDAIIQYVSPSIQRILKKQPDDVLGKNLVKDFDHTGLQKIFDQLGGR
- a CDS encoding response regulator, with the protein product MRNNRDVLLLEDDRVDAMTIERVFKQLGIPNCVVFCTDGVEGVEYLNENRGTLPAIVLLDINMPRMNGIEFLRFIRNDPDFRKLPVVILTTSTEEQDKIESFELGISGYMVKPVDYDKFVEMIQVIIKYWRLSEFPQED
- a CDS encoding PAS domain S-box protein — translated: MPNKRKDQDSSAVDTLVVEIVHRILETADQPSSMYQYIVQQLTEQLNTRVSALFLCDSDSSVHNHVLKAVYPVPEKNNLVTDDIQELCDCSHDLSEPVSYFKARRNDSVAPLIQKLGYENAFIIPLHVGGSQVGVIFLFDIGQQSELMELQVTLEKVANVIALVSRYSILYENLESKVQEHTRAFIQSERWFRALFDQSPIGMITFDYQGQIVEANPHFQDMLGYTSNELRYKRFQELLHPDDVILDMHYFLKDLKKRGAYTAEKRFIRKEGDVLWTELRLTDVHDIASDSNFLIALLEDITERKHAKEVIQQREEQLRLALEGAELGFWEWNLDTNRMTLDSICRRIFNFRDNLMSCSFDDYFYLVHNKDQPELRKALNFHFLGERDRFSVEYRIKSLQGDEKWVATDGRVIKKNHTGKPLIVSGIHRDITGQKRAEKKLLDYSEKLESMVKERTQELETKTKKLEESQETMQMLLNDVNESRRSLEQVNEELESTNEELKSFAYIVSHDLKAPLRAIGQLSYWLAEDYKSVIDEDGQEKFSLMIHRVHRMNKLIEGILQYSRIGRVKEHKRKVDLNQVVSDVWQDINAPDSIQFHTDDMPVVYADPTRMEQVFMNLIGNAVKYMDKTQGKINVKYVKKQEHLEFHIIDNGPGIEEKYHEQIFQIFQTLTPRDVVESTGVGLTLVKKIVENYNGQIRIKSEAGQGADFIIQFPLSFLDESKLEYDHAK